The following are from one region of the [Chlorobium] sp. 445 genome:
- a CDS encoding beta-glucosidase BglX — protein sequence MRQLLTALFMLCTAVTQAQLAEQTLERRIDSLLAQMTLEEKLGQLNQLAGDLSNFKRVAGILPHQYELIRQGKVGSMLMVYGAELTRKAQEMALQSRLKIPLLFGFDVIHGFRTTFPIPLAESCSWDLALIERSARIAATEAAAAGLHWTFAPMVDIARDPRWGRIIEGAGEDPYLASLIAAARVRGFQGETLSAPNTILACAKHFAAYGAAEGGRDYNTVDISERTLREIYLPPFKAAVDAGVETIMASFNEIAGIPSSINSMLMTDILRREWNFKGFVVSDWESINEVHVHGAAKTTEEAALLALRAGVDMDMEGELYVNLANAVRAGKISEQTLNAAVRRVLRAKFKLGLFDDPFRYCDVEREKATLLNPDHREAAREMARKSIVLLKNDQDLLPLRKDLKTIAVVGGLATAARDMLGEWEMVGRAEDVITPLDGVKKKVSNTTRVLYAKGCEVSRSRQAMSKAGFAEAVRIAKQADVVIAVVGESADMTGEAHSRASIDLPGVQEDLLKELHKTGKPLVVVVTSGRPLALVWAAENATAIVQAWHLGVEAGNAIADILFGDENPSAKLTISVPRSVGQIPIYYNHKNTGRPINPQNPADRYKSRYIDIENSPLYPFGYGLSYSKFEYRDLRVSQKEFRATDTVRISVEVINTSTRDGEEVVQLYVRDDYASITRPVKELKGFQKVYIKAGERKTVEFKLSAKDLMFLGRDFKPVLEAGSFSVFVGSNSRDTLQEKIELLP from the coding sequence ATGCGACAACTTTTGACTGCACTATTCATGCTCTGTACGGCAGTGACACAAGCCCAGCTTGCAGAACAAACCCTCGAGCGCCGAATTGATTCGCTGCTGGCGCAAATGACCCTTGAAGAAAAACTCGGACAACTTAATCAGTTAGCAGGAGACCTGTCGAACTTCAAACGTGTAGCAGGTATTTTACCGCATCAATATGAACTTATTCGTCAGGGCAAGGTTGGCTCAATGCTCATGGTCTATGGTGCAGAGCTTACGCGTAAGGCGCAGGAGATGGCACTGCAATCGCGTCTGAAAATCCCTTTGCTCTTCGGCTTCGATGTGATTCATGGCTTTCGCACCACGTTCCCCATTCCACTAGCAGAGTCCTGTTCATGGGACTTAGCCTTGATAGAGCGCTCCGCGCGCATTGCTGCAACCGAAGCTGCAGCAGCAGGACTTCACTGGACCTTTGCACCGATGGTCGACATTGCACGCGATCCGCGCTGGGGCAGAATCATTGAAGGGGCAGGTGAAGATCCTTACTTGGCATCGCTGATTGCAGCCGCACGCGTGCGTGGCTTTCAGGGCGAGACCCTAAGTGCACCTAATACGATTCTTGCGTGCGCAAAACACTTTGCAGCTTACGGTGCAGCCGAAGGTGGACGCGACTACAACACCGTGGACATCTCGGAGCGCACCTTACGCGAAATTTACTTGCCACCATTCAAAGCCGCCGTGGATGCAGGCGTGGAAACCATTATGGCAAGTTTTAACGAGATTGCAGGTATCCCCTCCAGCATCAATTCCATGCTGATGACAGATATCTTGCGCCGTGAGTGGAATTTCAAGGGCTTTGTCGTGAGCGACTGGGAATCAATCAATGAAGTGCATGTGCATGGCGCAGCGAAAACCACTGAAGAAGCAGCGCTACTGGCACTCCGCGCTGGTGTCGATATGGATATGGAAGGCGAACTTTATGTCAATTTAGCAAACGCTGTGCGCGCAGGCAAAATCTCGGAACAAACGCTCAATGCCGCTGTGCGTCGTGTTTTGCGAGCTAAATTCAAACTAGGTCTCTTCGATGATCCCTTTCGCTACTGCGATGTGGAGCGAGAAAAAGCCACGCTGCTCAATCCTGACCACCGTGAAGCCGCTCGAGAGATGGCACGCAAATCAATTGTATTGCTCAAAAACGATCAGGATCTTTTACCGCTACGCAAAGACCTCAAAACGATTGCAGTCGTGGGCGGCTTAGCGACGGCTGCACGCGATATGCTGGGCGAGTGGGAAATGGTAGGCAGAGCTGAAGATGTCATAACGCCGCTGGATGGTGTGAAAAAGAAAGTCAGTAACACAACACGCGTGCTTTATGCAAAAGGCTGTGAAGTCAGTCGTAGCCGTCAAGCCATGTCCAAAGCAGGCTTTGCTGAAGCCGTTCGCATCGCCAAGCAAGCTGATGTGGTGATTGCAGTGGTCGGTGAATCAGCCGATATGACAGGTGAGGCTCATAGTCGTGCTTCAATTGATTTGCCTGGTGTGCAAGAAGACTTGCTGAAAGAATTACACAAAACGGGCAAACCGTTGGTCGTTGTTGTCACAAGTGGGCGGCCGCTCGCACTGGTGTGGGCAGCAGAGAACGCAACGGCAATCGTGCAGGCATGGCACTTGGGTGTAGAAGCCGGTAACGCCATCGCTGACATACTCTTCGGTGATGAAAATCCAAGCGCGAAACTTACTATAAGTGTGCCACGCAGCGTAGGACAAATCCCAATCTACTACAACCACAAAAACACGGGTCGACCAATCAATCCGCAGAATCCTGCAGACCGCTATAAATCGCGCTACATTGACATAGAAAATTCGCCGCTGTATCCCTTTGGCTATGGGCTATCGTATTCCAAGTTTGAGTATCGAGACTTGCGCGTAAGCCAAAAGGAATTTCGTGCAACAGATACCGTGCGTATCAGCGTTGAGGTCATCAATACCAGCACGCGGGATGGCGAGGAAGTGGTGCAACTCTACGTGCGCGATGACTATGCGTCGATAACTCGACCTGTAAAAGAACTCAAAGGATTTCAGAAAGTCTACATCAAAGCCGGCGAACGCAAGACCGTGGAGTTTAAATTATCAGCAAAAGACCTGATGTTTTTAGGGCGAGACTTTAAGCCTGTGCTGGAAGCAGGGAGTTTCAGCGTGTTTGTGGGTAGCAATTCTCGCGACACTCTGCAAGAGAAAATAGAACTCTTACCTTAA